AGCAGCCGGGACTCCGCCCGGTAGCTCTCGTCCTCGCCCCCCTTCTGCTTGTAGAAGGTATGCGCCATCACCACTTTCATGGAACGCGGATCTCCTGGTAGAGCTGAAGGTAACCGGCCGCCTTGGCGGCCCAGGTGTGCTGGCGGGCGAAGGTCAGCGCCGCCCGTCCCATCTGTTCGCGCGCGGGGAGACCGAGTTCGGCGAAGCGGCGCAGGGCGGCCGCCACGTCTGTCGCCAGGGTCGCCTCCGTGCGCAGGGGCACCTTGAATGCCGCCTCGGCGGGCAGAACATCCCCGGCCCCCTGGTGATCCAGGCACACGATGGGCAGGCCCTGGGCGGCCGCCTCCAGCAGCTGTGACCCGAAGGAGTCGCGCAGGCTGGTGAACAGGAACACGTCCTGCTCACGGTACAGGTTCATCACGTCCAGCCAGGGAATCCGGCCCAGAGCACTGACCTTCCCTTGCAGTCCCAGTTCCTCGATCCAGCCGTCCAGCAGCGCGCCGTCCGGCCCGTCGCCCACGACGGTGAGGTGCACCGGAACCTCCAGCGCCGCGACACTCTCCAGGGCAAGGCGCAGCGCCTTGCGCTTCAGCAGCCGGCCGACCCACAGGACGTTCAGGGTATCGCCACCGCGCGCCGGAACCTGTCCGGCGATCAGGTCGTCCGGCAGCCCACTGTCGAGCACCATCCGCACCCGCTTCGCGCCCAGGCGGGTCAGCAGATCGGCGGTCTGCCGGTTGGTGGCGCACATGACCGCAGTCCCCCTGGCCATCAAGCGGTGGAGCGGGGAGAGAACGACCAACCGGCTCAGTAGGGTGCGCAGCCGCTCGGTGCGCCAGGCACGGCCAAAGTACCGGCGGGCGAGCGGCGGCGCGGTCTGCCCACCCCCAGCAGGCCCGAACACGAATGGACGGTTGAGGGCCCACAGCAGCGAGCCCCCCTGGACGCTTCCATAGGTCAGGTGATGCACCACGTCAATCGGTACCCGGCGCGTGAGGCCACGTGCGACGCGCAGCGCGGCCAGTTGCCACAGCAGATAGTGAAGTCCTGTCGTCTCACGCAGTGGCCTGAAGAGGAGAGGGAGGTCAACATAATAGAAGGTCACGTTCAGATTACCCTGCCGATCCCGGTGGCTGGCCTCAATGGCAGGCCGGTTTCCGGGACGCGTCAGAACGTGCACATTCAGGCCCGCCTCGGCAAGGTACGTGGCCGTGTACCAACCGAAACCGGGCTCGGTGCCGGTGGCCGGGGCGCAGGCGTAGCAGGAGAGCAGCGGTGTGGGAAGCCCTCGGCCGGTCACGCCCACCTCAGTCGAGCCGTGTGGTGTGGATGGCGCCATCCACACCACGCTCCGTCTCTGCACGGCCTAGTTGAGCGGATTGACCGCTGAGGCCGGCGTGTCCGCTCGCTGCCGCAACCACGTCCTCCAGACACAGCCTCCGCCGTATGGAGCGCGGGGGGCATCGCGTCAGGCACGTGCTGGGGTCGCCGCAACCGTCCCATCATGCGCTGTGGCCGCCGCGATCGTCCGGCGCAGTCCGTCACTCAGGGGCACGACGGGCTCCCAGCCCAGCAGCGTCCGGGCGCGTGTGATATCGGGTTTGCGCTGTCTGGGATCATCGTGGGGAATGGGTTCCCGGAGCGTCGTCAGAGGCCGTCCCAGGACATCCTGTAGGACGCCGACCAGTTCGAGCATGGTGAATTCCACCGGGTTGCCCAAGTTCACCGGCTCGTGATCCTCGACGTCCATCAGGCGCACGATTCCTTCCACAAGGTCCGTCACGTACTGGAAGGAGCGCGTCTGGCTGCCGTCCCCATACACCGTGAGGGCGTCGCCGCGCAGGGCCTGGTGCATGAAGTTCGTGATCACGCGGCCGTCGTCCGGGCGCATGCGCGGACCGTAGGTGTTGAAGATCCGGATGATGCGCGTGTCCACTCCATGATGCCGGTGGTATGCCATGGTGATGGCTTCGGCATAGCGTTTGGCCTCGTCGTAGCACGAGCGCAGGCCGTTGGGATTCACATGTCCCCAGTACGATTCCGGCTGCGGGTGAACGTGCGGATCGCCGTACACCTCGCTGGTACTCGCCAGGAAGAACTTCGCGCCGTGCGCCCGGGCCAGCTCCAGGGCGTTCTGTGTGCCCTGCGCGCCGACCATCAGCGTCTCGATCGGGAACTGCTGGTAATGGGGCGGGCTGGCCGGACTGGCGAAATGCAGCACCCAGTCGAGCCTGCCGCCAGGATCCGGAATGCCCTGACTGACGTCTGCTTCCACGAATGAGAAGCCGGGCTGGCCCAGGAACAGCGCCGTGTTGTCCCGCTGCCCACTGATGTAGTTGTCCACCCCGATGACCTCATGCCCGCCTTGCAGGAAACGTTCCGTCAGGTGAGAGCCGACGAAGCCGGCGCTGCCGGTGAGCAGGATCCGCATCAGGCGCGCTCCGCTCCGGCCCGGCGGCGTTCCCCGCGCGGCGCGTCGCGGCCCACCTGCTCGACCAGGGCGTTGATCGGCGAGCGGATCACGTTGCGAGCGTCGATCACCAGGGGCCGGCGCATGGTGGCCAGCAGCGGGTTCCAGTCCATGGTCATGTAGTCGTCCCACTCGGTCGCGAGGATGATCGCGTCAGCCCGGTCGAAGGCCTCCTCGACGCTCGCGGCCGGAGTGTAGTTCAGGTGCGTCCACTCGCGCGCCGCGCGTTTCATGGCGATCGGGTCATGCGCAGTCACGGAGGCGCCCAAGCGGTTGAGCTGCGAGATCAGGTCGTGCGTGGGCGCGTCCCGCAGATCGTCCGTGTTCGGTTTGAAGGCCATGCCGAGCACCGTGACGCGTTTGCCCTTCACGGTCTTGAGGTGCCGCAGCAGTTTGTCGATGATCACCCGGCGCTGCCGGTAATTGATGTCGATGGCCGCCTGCAGGATGGGCATGTCGTACTGGTGCTCGCGCCCGGCGCTGATGAGGCCCTGCGTGTCCTTCCCGAAGCAGCTGCCGCCCCAGCCGAGGCCCGCCTGCAGGAAGCGCTGCCCGATCCGCTGATCCATGCCGATGCCGGCCGCGACCTCCTCGATGTCCGCTCCGACCCGCTCGCACAGGCCCGAGATTTCGTTGGCAAAGGAGATCTTCAAAGCCAGGAAGGCGTTCGCGGCGTACTTGATCATCTCGGCGCTCTGCAGTGACGTCTTGATGACTGCAGGGCGCGTGAACCACTCGGGGCGTGGCGCGCCCTTGGGGGGGGCGAAGGTCTGGTCGATCAGCGGCGCGTACAGCTGCGTCATGATGTCCAGCGCCTCGGACTGGCCGCCCAGCACGATCCGGTCGGGGTACAGGGAGTCCCCGAGCGCCGTGCCTTCCCGCAGGAACTCGGGATTGCTGACCACGAAGTGCAGGGTCGGGTCGAAGGCCTTGGTGTGATCCTCCAGCAGGCGCTGCACGTAGTCACCGGTGCCGATCGGCACGGTGCTCTTGTTCACGATCACCTTCGCGTTGCCGTTCAGGTACCCGGAAATGCTCGCGGCGGCGCTGACCACGTACTGGAGGTCCGGCGTGCCGTCGAGGCCGGGCGGCGTGCCCACACAGATGAAGATCACGTCGGCGTCCCGCACGGCGCTGTAGTCGGTGGTCCACTTCAGGCGGCCCTCCTGGCTGGAGAGCAGGTCGTCCAGACCCGGCTCATGGATGGGCACCTCGCCCCGCTGCAGCATGTCGATCTTGTTCTGGTCGATGTCGATGCCGGTCACATGGTGCCCGATGTGGGCCAGCAGGCCAGCCGTACCGAGGCCGACGTACCCGGTGCCGATCACGGCGACGTTCGCAGGGTGCTTCAGGTGCATAGGGACACTCCAGTTCCGGATTCGCGTCACTGACGCTCGGGAGTACGCTCCGGAGGGGCGTGGGATTAAGGCGGGTAATTCGGCCAACACCGGCCTCGGACTGGGTGTGATGTTACCGCGCCGGTTCGTGAAGACTGTTCAGGGGCGGTTGATCTCGATGGCGGCGATGGCCGGGTAGTCCGCGCTGGCCTTGAAGGTCAGGTTCATCACGCCATTCGTCACGGGGACGTTTACCGTCTGGTCGTAGGCGGCGCACGCTCCGACCTTCGAGAAGATGTCGAGATTCGAGATCAAGGTGGTGCTGCCGGAGGTCACGTCGAACACCCGTTGACCCACCGTGCTGGAGTACAGGTCGATGAAGTGGAGGGTCACCGGGTACGTTCCGTTTTCAAGGGGAACGTTGTAGATGAGGGTTCGGTCGTCGGGGGTGGCCTTGCTGGTGTTGCCCCGGTAGGTCTTGTACAGCACGTCGTTGGTGGTGCCGGGAACGTCGGCTCCGCAGGGGTTGCTGATATTCGGTTCGTTGTACGCCTCGGTCGGCGTGAAGGCTTTGTAGGTCTGTACCGTGGCCACGCCTCCTTTGGGGGTGAAGTCGTAGTTGTACTGATCCGAGATCCACACGTTGTTGTCCGGGGCAAGCACCCCGACGTTGCCCCGACTGGCCGCGTCGATCCCGAGTCCAGTGTCGATCAGCACCGGCGCCGGCTTGAGATTCGACAGCAGGAAGATGTTGTCGTTGTAGTCGTAGTTGATGCCGGAATAGTCCATGATCAGCAGGTAGGTGTTCGGCATGACCGCGCCCGACGGATCCTTGGCCTTGAAGAACCGCAGATGTTGCCCGCAGGGCCCGGTGCAGCCTGCGTTGACGTCGGGATTGTGCAGGTTGAAGCTCGGGTCGCTCCATTCGCTGCCGTCGACACGGAAGCCGAAGGTCTTGCCGGGAGGTGTTCCGTCCACGCGGGCGGCCTTGCTGAGATCTGCGTTGTTGCGGGGGAAGAGGGCCTGCGCGTCGCTGCCCGCCGACGCGACGATCCCCTTGACGGCCGCGGATCCTTTCGAGGTTGGTCGGGCGTACCACGACAGCGTCGCAGGATTGTCGATGGTGTGGTACGACGCGATCTGCCAGACGTTCACGGCCTTGGCGGCGTCGGCCTTCTGCCAGTAGGGACTGATGACCTCGTCGCCCTGCGCGAACACCCGGCCAGCCTCATTGATCGCTGCGCCGCTGGGAATCACGGTCTTGAACCCCAGCACCTGGTTGATCAGCTGGGCCGTCGAGGGCTCGGGGTTGCTCTCGATCGTCGGCTGCCACGCGCCCGCCAGTTTCAGGCTGGTGCTGGGCTTGGTCGGATCCGTGCTCGTCAGGGTCAGCGTTCCGGTCTGCACCGTGCTGCCACTGCCGGTGAACTGGACGCTCACCGTGACTGACTGGTTCGGAGCGATGGTGCGCTGGTTGACGCCGTCAGGCAGCACGAAATTGCCGCTCACCGATGGCGTCACGAGCAAGGGATCGCTCCCCGTATTCGACAGCTGGACACGCGAGATGGTGTGCTGCGCTGCCGAGGGCTGGACGATCGTGGTCGAGCCGTCCTTCGTCCGGTCGATCTTGTTGAACGACAGCCAGGCGGGGAACGGCCCCCCATCCAGGTTCGTCACCGTCAGCCGGGCCAGCGAGTTGGCGTTCCCGACGGTGACCTGTGCGGCGGCGCTCTTGCTGCTGTCGGCCGTGGATTTCGCCGTGATGATCGCGGTTCCCGTCGAGACGGCCGTGACCACCCCACTGGCGGAGACGGTGGCAATCCCGGTGTTGCTCGACGTCCAGGTGACGGTCGTGGCGTAGCTGCCGGTGCCCTGCACGGTCGCCATCAGGGTATCGGTGGCCCCCGGTTGAAGAGACAGGGTCGCCGGCGAGACGGTCACGCCCGTGACCGAGTTGGAGCCCGCGACGGTGACACTGGCCGTACCGGTCTTGCTGGTGTCGAAGGTCGACGTGGCGGTGATCGTCGCCGTGCCGTTGCTGACGGCTGTGACCTCACCGCTGGTGGGATCGACCGTGGCCACTGCCACATTGTTGGACGACCACGTGACATCCTTGGTGTAGGTGCCTGTGCCCGTCACGTTCACGGTGAAGACCTTCGTGGCGGCCTTGGTCAGCGAGGCACTGGCGGGATTGACGGTTACCTTGGTTACCGCGTTGCTGGGGGCATTGTTCAGGTTGCACGCGGCCAGGGCCAGGGCGGCCAGCGTGGCCACCAGATATGTCTTGACGGGTTGGACTGTCTTCACCATGCAGATCTCCCTGCGAGAACAGCATGTCCTGCATGCTGCCGACGCCGCTTGCGTCCGGAATGTGCGAGTCAGATCGCTCGCCGTCCCATTCCTGCGCAGCATGCCGAGCCCGGCGTAACAGCATCGTTGCACTGCGCGGCACCCCTGGACTCATGAAGATCTGATTCAGGGCTGCTGGCACAAAGAACTGGGCGGCAGGTGCGCTGTCCCGTGGTGGGACTGCACCTGCCGCCCTGGGGCGACGCTCAGACCTGGTTCAGGGAATCCCGATCGGCAGGCCAGCCGTCGTGGCGCGCAGTTCCCAGGCGCTGATGGCCGCCGCAAGGCTGCTGAGCGCGATCGCCTGGTTGGTCGGGCCGACCCGGGTGTTCCCGCCGTCCACGCCGGCCGAAGCGCTGATCGACAGGTCCCAGCGGGCGTTGGGGTTGCTGGTCGAGGGGTTCCCCCAGCCGACCGTGTTGCCCGAGGCCACGACACTCGAGGCGATGTGCGCGGGGTCGCCGGAGTAGTTGCGGATGTAGATTCCAGCGTCGGTGTCAGCGTCGAGCAAGGTGCCGTCTGCCAGCTTCCCGGTGCCGAGCACCACGTTGTTCTTGATGGTGAGGTAGTTGCCGCCGGCCGCCGCGACGCCGTAGTTGCTGGTTTCGAGAATGACGTTGTCCGAGGCTTCCTGGTATGCGCCGCCGCCGTCGCCGAGCATGATGCCGCCGCCGGTGTAGCTGGCCGAGGGATCACCGGCGTACGCTCCGTTGATCAGGTTGTGGTGGACGCGGATCGGGCTGCCGGCCACGCCGCTGGAGGCGTACAGGTTCACGGTGTCTTCGACGTGGGAGGCGCGGGGCGTTTCATCGACGCGGTTCCAGCCGATGTCCACGCGGGGGGCATTCTGGACGGCGTTCAGCTGCACGAACTGCACGCGGTAGAACTTGCCGTTCTGGAACCCACCGTGGCCGTCGCTGTAGCGGCCTTCGATGTCACGGGCGACGTTCTGGCGCACGGTGATCGTGGTGGGGGTGGCCGCCGTGCCCCGCCAGGCGTTGAGGTAGATCCCGCTGGTGTTGGCGAAGGTATTGCGCTCGATCAGGATGGAGACGAAGCCCTCGGCGCTGACGAACCGGCCGGGCGTGCGGGTGACGTCATTCGGGTTCAGGCCCTGTCCGGTGCAGCCGCGCACGGTCAGGGTGGCATTGGACCACGGGGCCGAGATCAGGATGCCCTTGCCGCGCACCGAGCAGTTCTCGATGATGACGGGTTCCGTCGTCTTGACCGTCACGGCGGGAACCGCCGGGTTGAGGCTCTCCCACGCTCCGGTATACGTGCCGCCCTTGGTGATGGTGATCGGGGCGGCGTAGGTCAGGACGGTGGGAGCCGGAGCCGGAGCCGGTGCGGGCGTCGGAGCCGGGGTGGGCGCGGGCGTCGGTGCGGGAGCGGGCGTCGGAGCCGGAGTGGGATCAGGCGCGGGCGTAGGCGCCGGAGCAGGTGCGGGTGCCGGCGTGGGATCAGGGGCCGGCGTCGGCGCGGGAACAGGATCGGGCGCGGGTGTCGGAGCCGGTGCGGGAGCAGGCGTCGGTGTGGGAGCGGGCGTCGGAGCCGGGGTGGGTGCGGGCGTGGGGGTGGGTGCCGGTACCGTGGCCGGCGGAACCACCAGGTAACAGCTCTTGTTCACGAATTTTGCGGGATCGCTGCCGAAGAACAGGTTGTTGCAGGTGCCGGTGCCCGTCACGGACTTGTAGGCCCAGCGGGTATCCACGCCGTAGCGCACCGTCTGGGTGCCCGTCACGGTGAAGTCGTGGCCTTCCGTGACGAGTTTCACGTAGGTCGTGCCGGCCACATCGGCAGCGGTGGCCGTCGGCGCTGTGGCGATGGGCGCGCAGCCGTGGAGGATGGGCGTGGCCCAGTCGGCGTGGTCGGAGGCGTTGCCGTTGCCGGCGTCCGTGACCACGAGCTGCATGGTGCTCCGGCCGGTGAGGTCGACCTTGATGCTCTTGGTCGCGCTGGCGCCGGTCATGATGCCGGAGTCGTACAGTTTCGTGCTGTCGGAGTACACCTGGAAGATGACCGAGCCCTTCGTGCCCACCTCGTCGTCAACACCGATATCCGCTGTCAAGCTGGTGCAGGTGGCGTCCAGGGCGAAGGTGATCTTCGAATTGGCGTGCACGCCGTAGCCGGTGGTGTACGTCTTCCCGGCCAGGGTGAGGTTGCGGCCGTCACCGGCCACGTTCTGGCCGTTGCTCTTGTTGAGTTCGACTGGGCCGTACCCGTTGGTGGCGGACGTCCAGATGGCGCCGCTCAGGGGATTGTCGCCGCTCTTGAGGGCGAGGGCTTCCGCGTAGAGGGGCGTGTCCGTGGTCACGTCCGCGCCGGTCGGCAGCGTGGCGTCCTCGGCCGCCGGGACGCTGGCTTCCGCGGGGACGTCCGGAGTGGAACTGGAACAGGCGGCCAGGGACATTGCGAGTGTGAAGGCGAGCAGCGTGGCAGAAACAGGGGCACGGGAAGAGCGGAAAACGTTCATGAGGTACCTTCCTTCGGTAGCCCGGCGGACTCGATGAGCGAGTTCCGTGGCTTTGCGTCCCTTCCTCACGGAAGGTTTGCCGTTTCGGTGATAGGTCTCGGATGACGCGGATGCGTCTGCTCTCTGACGGGTTCATGATGCTCAACGCTTCACGACACTTTCATCACATTAAGAGTGGGCTGAAGAAAGCTTCATGAAGTCCTCGTGCGTGAAGATGGGAGCCACGCGCTCAGGCTGCGTTCCCACTGGAACGGAGTGGAGAGGGTTCCTCGTCATGCTTCACTTCGTTAAGAAGGTGAGATTGGGCCGTCAGAAGCCTGTCAGGAATCCAGCGTGTCGTCATTGCCCGTTTCCAGGGCAAACGGCCGGGGATGACGTCTGAGCCGACATTTCCCGATTTCATGGCTCCAGGCGTCCCCCATTCAGGGGCGTGTCATGGGCTGGATAAATACTTGGATTCTTGAGGTGCAATCTGACAACCGCCAGTCGGGTGTACCGTGACGCCATACATGCTGAATGTGGCGTGCTAAGTGGCTCCAAGCGTCTGCCAACTCGCCTGACCTGGCCGGGTGACTTCAGATTGAAAACGGAATCTGACCTCAGGTGACTCTCAGGCACTTCACCGGGCAGAAGTGGTCGAGGTTCGGCGGATTCCAGAGCGGTGATGTAAGCGGGACGCCGTAGGTCTCTGCGTGGCCCGACTCCCCGACCCGGCGCCTGCGAGCCATTGGATGGCGCCCCACTTCCTTGAGGTCACTGACCTTCGCAATCGTTGGCTGGATTGT
The DNA window shown above is from Deinococcus sp. KSM4-11 and carries:
- a CDS encoding glycosyltransferase family 4 protein, which gives rise to MTGRGLPTPLLSCYACAPATGTEPGFGWYTATYLAEAGLNVHVLTRPGNRPAIEASHRDRQGNLNVTFYYVDLPLLFRPLRETTGLHYLLWQLAALRVARGLTRRVPIDVVHHLTYGSVQGGSLLWALNRPFVFGPAGGGQTAPPLARRYFGRAWRTERLRTLLSRLVVLSPLHRLMARGTAVMCATNRQTADLLTRLGAKRVRMVLDSGLPDDLIAGQVPARGGDTLNVLWVGRLLKRKALRLALESVAALEVPVHLTVVGDGPDGALLDGWIEELGLQGKVSALGRIPWLDVMNLYREQDVFLFTSLRDSFGSQLLEAAAQGLPIVCLDHQGAGDVLPAEAAFKVPLRTEATLATDVAAALRRFAELGLPAREQMGRAALTFARQHTWAAKAAGYLQLYQEIRVP
- a CDS encoding UDP-glucuronic acid decarboxylase family protein, which encodes MRILLTGSAGFVGSHLTERFLQGGHEVIGVDNYISGQRDNTALFLGQPGFSFVEADVSQGIPDPGGRLDWVLHFASPASPPHYQQFPIETLMVGAQGTQNALELARAHGAKFFLASTSEVYGDPHVHPQPESYWGHVNPNGLRSCYDEAKRYAEAITMAYHRHHGVDTRIIRIFNTYGPRMRPDDGRVITNFMHQALRGDALTVYGDGSQTRSFQYVTDLVEGIVRLMDVEDHEPVNLGNPVEFTMLELVGVLQDVLGRPLTTLREPIPHDDPRQRKPDITRARTLLGWEPVVPLSDGLRRTIAAATAHDGTVAATPARA
- a CDS encoding UDP-glucose/GDP-mannose dehydrogenase family protein produces the protein MHLKHPANVAVIGTGYVGLGTAGLLAHIGHHVTGIDIDQNKIDMLQRGEVPIHEPGLDDLLSSQEGRLKWTTDYSAVRDADVIFICVGTPPGLDGTPDLQYVVSAAASISGYLNGNAKVIVNKSTVPIGTGDYVQRLLEDHTKAFDPTLHFVVSNPEFLREGTALGDSLYPDRIVLGGQSEALDIMTQLYAPLIDQTFAPPKGAPRPEWFTRPAVIKTSLQSAEMIKYAANAFLALKISFANEISGLCERVGADIEEVAAGIGMDQRIGQRFLQAGLGWGGSCFGKDTQGLISAGREHQYDMPILQAAIDINYRQRRVIIDKLLRHLKTVKGKRVTVLGMAFKPNTDDLRDAPTHDLISQLNRLGASVTAHDPIAMKRAAREWTHLNYTPAASVEEAFDRADAIILATEWDDYMTMDWNPLLATMRRPLVIDARNVIRSPINALVEQVGRDAPRGERRRAGAERA
- a CDS encoding Ig-like domain-containing protein; this encodes MVKTVQPVKTYLVATLAALALAACNLNNAPSNAVTKVTVNPASASLTKAATKVFTVNVTGTGTYTKDVTWSSNNVAVATVDPTSGEVTAVSNGTATITATSTFDTSKTGTASVTVAGSNSVTGVTVSPATLSLQPGATDTLMATVQGTGSYATTVTWTSSNTGIATVSASGVVTAVSTGTAIITAKSTADSSKSAAAQVTVGNANSLARLTVTNLDGGPFPAWLSFNKIDRTKDGSTTIVQPSAAQHTISRVQLSNTGSDPLLVTPSVSGNFVLPDGVNQRTIAPNQSVTVSVQFTGSGSTVQTGTLTLTSTDPTKPSTSLKLAGAWQPTIESNPEPSTAQLINQVLGFKTVIPSGAAINEAGRVFAQGDEVISPYWQKADAAKAVNVWQIASYHTIDNPATLSWYARPTSKGSAAVKGIVASAGSDAQALFPRNNADLSKAARVDGTPPGKTFGFRVDGSEWSDPSFNLHNPDVNAGCTGPCGQHLRFFKAKDPSGAVMPNTYLLIMDYSGINYDYNDNIFLLSNLKPAPVLIDTGLGIDAASRGNVGVLAPDNNVWISDQYNYDFTPKGGVATVQTYKAFTPTEAYNEPNISNPCGADVPGTTNDVLYKTYRGNTSKATPDDRTLIYNVPLENGTYPVTLHFIDLYSSTVGQRVFDVTSGSTTLISNLDIFSKVGACAAYDQTVNVPVTNGVMNLTFKASADYPAIAAIEINRP
- a CDS encoding NPCBM/NEW2 domain-containing protein, with protein sequence MNVFRSSRAPVSATLLAFTLAMSLAACSSSTPDVPAEASVPAAEDATLPTGADVTTDTPLYAEALALKSGDNPLSGAIWTSATNGYGPVELNKSNGQNVAGDGRNLTLAGKTYTTGYGVHANSKITFALDATCTSLTADIGVDDEVGTKGSVIFQVYSDSTKLYDSGIMTGASATKSIKVDLTGRSTMQLVVTDAGNGNASDHADWATPILHGCAPIATAPTATAADVAGTTYVKLVTEGHDFTVTGTQTVRYGVDTRWAYKSVTGTGTCNNLFFGSDPAKFVNKSCYLVVPPATVPAPTPTPAPTPAPTPAPTPTPAPAPAPTPAPDPVPAPTPAPDPTPAPAPAPAPTPAPDPTPAPTPAPAPTPAPTPAPTPAPAPAPAPTVLTYAAPITITKGGTYTGAWESLNPAVPAVTVKTTEPVIIENCSVRGKGILISAPWSNATLTVRGCTGQGLNPNDVTRTPGRFVSAEGFVSILIERNTFANTSGIYLNAWRGTAATPTTITVRQNVARDIEGRYSDGHGGFQNGKFYRVQFVQLNAVQNAPRVDIGWNRVDETPRASHVEDTVNLYASSGVAGSPIRVHHNLINGAYAGDPSASYTGGGIMLGDGGGAYQEASDNVILETSNYGVAAAGGNYLTIKNNVVLGTGKLADGTLLDADTDAGIYIRNYSGDPAHIASSVVASGNTVGWGNPSTSNPNARWDLSISASAGVDGGNTRVGPTNQAIALSSLAAAISAWELRATTAGLPIGIP